In Silene latifolia isolate original U9 population chromosome X, ASM4854445v1, whole genome shotgun sequence, the following proteins share a genomic window:
- the LOC141622121 gene encoding photosystem I reaction center subunit N, chloroplastic, giving the protein MASMNSSVLACSYAISGSGGLELSSKVSSVICVAPSNVVGGEKIGMIRAQKNAVNEEVKGNEGRRAALFGLAAALVATSVSASNANAGVIDDYLEKSKANKELNDKKRLATSGANFARAFTVQFGTCKFPENFTGCQDLAKQKKVPFISEDLAVECEGKDKYKCGSNVFWKW; this is encoded by the exons ATGGCTTCAATGAACTCTAGTGTATTAGCATGCAGCTACGCCATCTCCGGGTCAGGAGGATTGGAGCTTAGCTCCAAGGTTTCGTCTGTGATATGTGTTGCACCATCGAACGTGGTCGGTGGCGAGAAAATTGGCATGATCAGGGCACAGAAAAATGCTGTGAATGAGGAAGTGAAGGGAAATGAAGGAAGAAGAGCTGCGCTTTTCGGATTAGCGGCTGCTCTTGTTGCTACTTCTGTTTCCGCTTCAAATGCTAATGCTGGCGTCATTGATGATTACCTTGAGAAGAGCAAAGCTAATAAG GAATTGAATGACAAGAAGAGATTGGCAACAAGTGGAGCCAACTTTGCAAGAGCATTTACAGTACAGTTTGGAACCTGTAAATTCCCTGAGAATTTCACTGGCTGTCAAGATCTTGCCAAGCAAAAG AAAGTGCCGTTCATCTCTGAGGATTTAGCAGTGGAATGCGAAGGCAAGGACAAATACAAGTGTGGTTCCAATGTTTTCTGGAAATGGTGA
- the LOC141622124 gene encoding uncharacterized protein LOC141622124, with protein MDKEQEQLQFLSFIGIFKESLKIILSCPKIFTKISLAFILPLSFISLLNVEISKHLINNSSTSNSQQLSPISSKLILFWVFEIVVGLIFSLLSISAVIYTVACIFTGKEVTFKKIMSVIPKVWKRLMITLISNFCILFAYILTVTFILIVCLTIIMFSSKPKDLQVVTTIFSIITGILVFVGLIYAAIFWQLSNVVSVMEEYCGFKAMKKSRQLIKGKIGTAIAIYLVLSICYVPIVILHRQLGQRDSNIGIGPTILYGILSIVLNLLIVLYIFVVHTVFYFVCKSYHHENINKSALADHLESFHGGYVPLIKGDVELSV; from the coding sequence ATGGACAAAGAACAAGAGCAACTTCAATTCTTAAGCTTCATTGGTATCTTCAAAGAATCACTTAAGATCATCTTATCATGCCCTAAAATCTTCACTAAGATAAGTCTTGCCTTCATCTTAcccctttctttcatttcccTACTCAATGTTGAAATTTCCAAGCACCTCATCAACAACTCATCCACCTCAAATTCCCAACAACTTTCTCCTATCTCTTCAAAATTGATCTTATTTTGGGTTTTCGAGATTGTCGTAGGCCTTATATTTTCCCTTCTTTCCATTTCTGCAGTGATTTACACGGTTGCGTGTATATTTACTGGGAAAGAAGTTACTTTCAAGAAGATCATGAGTGTTATTCCAAAAGTTTGGAAAAGACTCATGATCACTCTTATAAGTAACTTTTGCATATTATTCGCGTACATATTAACTGTCACTTTTATTTTAATCGTCTGTCTCACCATAATTATGTTTAGTTCCAAACCAAAAGATTTACAAGTTGTGACAACGATCTTTTCAATTATCACAGGTATATTAGTATTCGTGGGGCTAATATATGCAGCTATATTTTGGCAATTATCTAACGTTGTTTCCGTTATGGAAGAATATTGTGGATTTAAAGCAATGAAAAAGAGCAGGCAATTGATCAAGGGTAAAATTGGAACAGCAATTGCTATATACTTGGTGCTATCAATTTGTTACGTGCCAATAGTAATATTGCATCGACAGCTAGGTCAACGTGATAGTAACATCGGAATTGGACCAACCATTTTATATGGAATTCTTAGTATTGTGTTGAACCTTTTAATAGTGCTTTATATTTTTGTTGTTCACACTGTATTTTACTTTGTATGTAAATCATACCACCATGAGAATATCAACAAGTCTGCCTTGGCCGATCATCTTGAGTCATTTCATGGCGGATATGTTCCTTTGATAAAAGGGGATGTCGAGTTGAGCGTCTAA
- the LOC141622122 gene encoding plant UBX domain-containing protein 7-like, with the protein MEDTLFPTDKQNLVSSFLEIAVGQTAETARQFLQATSWKLEEAIQLFYVGNEGGAMTSSAYFPPEEATLPPINQSSSGVINDAATDISGLDDVRPPLPVIREALYDDAMFYGATRHPPQGSSVAAFRNFEEENRNPAVWSSEQGGPSTTESSQDKLAALYRPPFELMHQGPFEEAKLAAADADKWLVANLQSNTEFSSHMLNRDTWANEAVAETIKTNFIFWQVYDDTNEGKKVSTYYKIESVPVILIIDPITGQKMRSWSGMVHPDRLLEDLLTFMDGGPKNHHSSLSNKRPREIIQKHVQKAQVETNEEEDELQRALAASMENMKYSDGSESGDTDEFLANDEESSSTKKFMYPALPEEPKVERNLLCLVGVRLPDGRRVQRNFLRTDPIQLLWSFCSIQLGDSETRPFRLTHAIPGAKSLEYDSGLTFEDSGLSNAMISVTWD; encoded by the exons ATGGAGGATACTCTCTTTCCTACTGATAAACAGAACTTGGTTTCTTCCTTCCTTGAGATCGCCGTAGGTCAGACTGCTGAGACTGCCCGCCAATTTTTACAG GCAACAAGCTGGAAGCTTGAAGAAGCTATTCAACTTTTTTATGTGGGGAATGAAGGTGGTGCAATGACATCGTCAGCATATTTTCCACCAGAAGAAGCTACACTCCCTCCAATTAACCAGAGTTCCAG TGGAGTAATCAATGATGCGGCTACGGACATTTCCGGGCTAGATGATGTACGCCCCCCTTTACCGGTGATAAGAGAGGCTCTATATGACGATGCTATGTTTTATGG GGCAACAAGGCACCCTCCCCAAGGAAGTTCTGTGGCAGCTTTCCGCAACTTTGAGGAGGAAAACAGAAATCCAGCTGTCTGGTCATCTGAGCAAGGTGGTCCTTCCACGACTGAGAGTTCTCAAGACAAACTTGCTGCTCTATATCGGCCTCCCTTTGAGTTGATGCACCAGGGTCCCTTTGAAGAG GCAAAGCTCGCTGCTGCTGATGCTGACAAGTGGCTTGTGGCAAATCTGCAATCTAATACAGAATTTAGCTCACACATG CTTAACAGAGACACATGGGCAAATGAAGCTGTGGCTGAAACCATCaaaacaaattttatcttttggcag GTTTATGACGATACGAATGAGGGTAAGAAGGTTTCCACTTATTACAAAATTGAATCTGTCCCTGTCATCCTCATTATTGATCCAATAACTGGACAAAAGATGCGCTCATGGTCTGGTATGGTTCATCCTGACCGGCTATTGGAG GATCTATTAACTTTCATGGACGGGGGCCCAAAGAATCATCACAGTTCGCTGTCTAACAAACGACCTAGAGAAATCATCCAGAAGCATGTTCAAAAAGCCcaag TTGAAaccaatgaagaagaagatgaactTCAACGGGCTCTTGCTGCGTCAATGGAAAATATGAAGTATTCAGATGGATCAGAATCTGGAGATACTGATGAATTTCTTGCCAACGACGAAGAATCAAGCTCTACAAAGAAGTTCATGTATCCAGCACTTCCTGAAGAACCAAAAGTTGAAAGAAATTTACTTTGCCTTGTTGGCGTTCGGCTCCCTGATGGACGTAGGGTTCAACGAAATTTCCTCCGTACGGACCCGATACAG TTGTTATGGTCATTCTGTAGTATCCAGCTTGGCGACTCTGAGACGCGGCCTTTTCGTTTGACACATGCTATCCCGGGTGCCAAGTCCCTTGAGTACGACAGTGGTCTAACTTTTGAAGATTCGGGGCTCTCAAATGCGATGATCTCAGTTACTTGGGACTAG